Proteins encoded by one window of Mesorhizobium sp. INR15:
- the surE gene encoding 5'/3'-nucleotidase SurE, translating into MRILLSNDDGIDAPGLAILERAAALLSNDVWTVAPSGNRSGFGHSITLRQSFTVEEVSARRYSCSGTPADCVIAAMHWVFRNSSKPDLVLSGINEGRNVAEDVSYSGTMAVAREAALCGIPGVAFSMPRDSQAYGEDDVAWLAARIAGFWNTRQEWAQEGHWLSVNLPRLVPASMRAARIGRDKCATRVVIHAEDARSARIEPLADRNYATTPGDENSLIDSGIASVTCLNWMGHAAVPAGALSELDDTLEQAVA; encoded by the coding sequence ATGCGAATACTGCTCTCAAACGATGATGGAATTGACGCGCCAGGCCTGGCGATCCTGGAACGGGCGGCGGCGCTCCTGAGCAACGATGTCTGGACCGTCGCGCCGAGTGGAAACCGCAGCGGCTTCGGTCATTCGATAACGCTGCGGCAGAGTTTTACCGTGGAAGAGGTCTCGGCCCGCCGCTATTCATGCAGCGGTACGCCGGCCGACTGCGTCATTGCTGCCATGCATTGGGTGTTCCGGAACAGCTCGAAACCGGATCTTGTCCTGTCGGGCATCAATGAAGGGCGCAACGTTGCCGAGGACGTATCGTATTCCGGCACAATGGCGGTGGCGCGCGAGGCTGCCTTGTGCGGCATCCCGGGTGTCGCGTTTTCCATGCCGCGCGACAGCCAGGCCTATGGCGAAGACGATGTCGCGTGGCTGGCCGCACGCATCGCCGGCTTCTGGAACACAAGACAGGAATGGGCTCAGGAGGGCCATTGGCTGAGCGTCAACCTGCCGCGCCTTGTGCCGGCTTCCATGCGCGCGGCGCGGATAGGGCGTGACAAATGCGCGACACGGGTCGTCATTCATGCCGAAGATGCCCGCAGCGCCCGCATCGAGCCGCTGGCCGACCGCAATTACGCGACGACGCCGGGAGACGAGAACAGCCTTATTGATTCCGGCATCGCCTCGGTCACCTGCCTGAACTGGATGGGCCATGCCGCCGTGCCCGCGGGCGCGCTGTCGGAACTGGACGACACGCTTGAGCAGGCTGTCGCCTAG